In Acidobacteriota bacterium, one DNA window encodes the following:
- a CDS encoding class I fructose-bisphosphate aldolase, with amino-acid sequence MIKDIERILGSEAESLLSYQCKTVPKEMLHLPGPDFIDRVMVLTDRRPQVLRNLGAMFNHGRLSGTGYLSILPVDQGIEHSGGGSFAPNPEYFDPANIVKLAIEGGCNAVATTLGVLGSVSRKYAHKIPFILKFNHNEFLSYPNTYDQIVFGSIDQAYEQGCAGVGATIYFGSEESKRQLQEVTKAFARAHELGMFTVLWCYLRNAAFKTKEVDYHGAADLTGQANHLGVTIEADIIKQKLPENNGGYNALNFGKTHKKVYSELSSDHPIDLTRYQVLNCYMGRAGLINSGGASGENDIQQAVKTAVINKRAGGTGLISGRKAFQKPMPDGVKILNAIQDVYLAKEVTVA; translated from the coding sequence ATGATCAAAGACATCGAGCGAATCCTCGGCAGTGAAGCCGAATCCCTGCTGTCCTACCAATGCAAGACCGTGCCCAAAGAGATGCTGCACTTGCCAGGGCCCGACTTCATAGACCGTGTCATGGTGTTGACCGATCGCCGGCCTCAGGTGCTGCGCAACCTCGGAGCGATGTTTAATCACGGACGACTCTCGGGTACCGGCTACCTGTCTATCCTGCCCGTCGATCAGGGCATCGAGCATTCAGGTGGAGGTTCGTTCGCTCCTAACCCTGAGTACTTCGATCCAGCGAATATCGTCAAGCTTGCAATCGAAGGCGGCTGCAACGCCGTTGCTACAACGCTCGGCGTGCTCGGCTCGGTGTCGCGCAAGTACGCTCATAAGATCCCGTTCATCCTCAAGTTCAATCACAACGAGTTTCTTTCTTACCCCAACACCTATGACCAGATAGTCTTTGGGTCTATCGATCAAGCATATGAACAGGGCTGCGCCGGAGTTGGCGCGACGATTTACTTCGGCTCCGAGGAATCCAAGCGGCAGCTTCAGGAAGTCACCAAAGCGTTCGCGCGAGCGCACGAGCTTGGTATGTTCACCGTCTTGTGGTGCTACCTGCGAAACGCTGCGTTTAAGACCAAGGAGGTCGACTATCATGGAGCCGCCGATTTGACCGGACAGGCCAATCACCTCGGCGTCACTATTGAAGCCGACATCATCAAACAGAAGCTTCCCGAGAACAACGGCGGCTACAACGCGCTCAACTTCGGCAAGACTCACAAGAAGGTCTACTCGGAGTTGTCCTCGGATCATCCGATCGACCTGACTCGCTACCAGGTTTTGAACTGCTACATGGGCCGCGCGGGTCTGATCAACTCAGGCGGCGCGTCGGGTGAGAACGACATTCAGCAAGCCGTTAAGACCGCGGTGATCAACAAGCGGGCAGGCGGCACGGGATTGATCTCGGGGCGCAAAGCCTTTCAGAAGCCGATGCCGGATGGCGTCAAGATTCTCAATGCGATTCAGGACGTTTATCTCGCCAAAGAGGTAACCGTCGCGTAA
- a CDS encoding ATP-dependent Clp protease ATP-binding subunit — translation MIDLEIYTDKIAESGRRLIRKAYEEARGRDHNQLGPEHLFLSIAEVERPFFNEVMQSLNLDPQVVIQALETKLDQRDYLGRGMKISEPLRTLLSNALKHSREQGRRLIESTDLFYALFTDTHSYPVELLRRLGADREMVMQKITTRVRSHEEKEEKYRRRYELPPYLKHFGVSLNKLARQDKLPPVIGRNEEIRQIVEILCHRERANSPMLVGEAGVGKTAVVEGLARKIELEPEILPQRLRSAHIVQLQMSGIVAGTMLRGMFEERIQGIISEVKERDNLILFIDEAHTIIGAGSALGASSDAANMFKSALARGEIRIIGATTMTEYKEYMSEDEALARRFRLVKVDEPSVEDTRKIIVGVRPRLERNYSVTISDEAIETALEMAPRYVRNLHLPDKVIGWLDTASVKVEINQLEPSEVRSEHIIDVISQESRIPRDMIFRDTNDRFAHMESALSARVIGQKEAIKAVAQRLRLNKGPLKENFYKPDGVLLFLGPTGVGKTELAKAVAEFMFGDDDKMVRIDMSEYQDGTIAIEKLIGMPRGIVGSERGGILTERLRDNPYTVLLLDEIEKASSYLLNLFLQAFDEGWITDGRGKKVYLSDAIVIMTSNLGSDSFKKYMKPLGFGTKTLADVKQIKREVIKAAEERFSPEFRNRIDEIVVFSPLTQDEVKQIAELYLGMIKRQMKRQGKELEVSESAVVYLVEKGFSPTYGARFLKRAIDEIVKLPMTTRWKEAHHFQVDFEDGELKIVAVEA, via the coding sequence ATGATCGATCTAGAAATCTATACTGACAAGATTGCTGAAAGTGGCCGCCGATTGATTCGAAAGGCTTACGAGGAAGCTCGGGGCCGGGACCACAATCAGCTAGGGCCCGAACACCTTTTCCTTTCCATCGCCGAAGTAGAACGACCCTTCTTCAACGAGGTAATGCAGAGCCTCAATCTGGATCCGCAGGTAGTGATACAGGCGCTTGAAACGAAGCTTGATCAGCGCGACTACCTCGGCCGCGGCATGAAGATATCCGAACCGCTGAGGACGTTGCTGTCCAACGCGCTGAAGCATTCGCGTGAACAGGGGCGAAGGCTTATCGAGTCAACCGATCTTTTCTATGCGCTTTTCACGGATACTCACAGCTACCCGGTCGAGTTGCTGAGGCGGCTCGGCGCCGACCGCGAGATGGTTATGCAGAAGATAACGACCCGGGTCCGCAGTCACGAAGAGAAGGAAGAAAAGTACCGTCGGCGTTATGAGCTTCCACCATACCTCAAACATTTCGGCGTGAGCTTGAACAAGCTGGCTCGTCAAGACAAGCTGCCGCCGGTCATCGGGCGCAACGAAGAAATCAGGCAGATAGTCGAGATACTCTGCCATCGCGAACGCGCGAACTCCCCGATGCTCGTCGGCGAAGCCGGCGTCGGCAAGACGGCCGTCGTCGAGGGTCTGGCGCGCAAGATCGAGCTTGAGCCCGAGATCTTGCCTCAACGATTGCGCAGCGCCCACATCGTTCAGCTTCAGATGTCCGGCATCGTCGCTGGCACGATGCTGCGAGGGATGTTCGAGGAACGAATCCAGGGCATTATCAGCGAAGTAAAAGAACGCGATAACCTGATCCTGTTCATCGACGAGGCGCACACGATCATAGGCGCAGGATCGGCTCTGGGAGCGAGCTCGGACGCGGCCAACATGTTCAAGTCCGCCCTGGCGCGCGGCGAGATTCGCATAATCGGCGCGACGACCATGACCGAGTACAAGGAGTACATGTCCGAAGACGAGGCGCTTGCTCGAAGATTCCGGCTTGTGAAAGTCGATGAGCCGTCGGTTGAAGACACTCGAAAGATCATAGTCGGCGTGCGCCCGAGACTCGAACGCAACTACTCCGTCACAATTTCCGACGAGGCCATCGAGACCGCGCTGGAAATGGCGCCGCGTTACGTTCGCAACCTGCACCTGCCGGATAAGGTGATTGGCTGGCTCGACACTGCATCGGTTAAGGTTGAGATCAACCAGCTTGAGCCATCCGAGGTGCGCTCCGAACACATAATCGACGTAATCAGCCAGGAGTCGCGAATCCCCCGCGACATGATTTTCCGGGACACTAACGACCGCTTCGCGCATATGGAGAGCGCGCTCTCGGCCCGAGTGATCGGGCAGAAGGAAGCGATCAAGGCTGTGGCTCAACGTCTGCGGCTCAACAAGGGACCGCTCAAGGAGAACTTCTATAAACCCGATGGCGTTCTGCTGTTCCTTGGTCCGACCGGCGTCGGCAAGACCGAGTTAGCGAAAGCGGTAGCCGAGTTCATGTTCGGCGACGACGACAAGATGGTCCGCATAGACATGTCGGAGTACCAGGACGGGACCATCGCGATCGAGAAGCTGATCGGAATGCCGCGCGGGATCGTCGGTAGCGAGCGAGGCGGCATATTGACCGAGCGGCTCCGCGACAACCCTTACACCGTGCTGCTGCTGGATGAAATTGAGAAGGCTTCTTCCTACTTGCTGAACCTGTTTCTGCAAGCATTCGACGAAGGCTGGATCACCGACGGCCGAGGCAAAAAGGTTTATTTGTCGGATGCGATCGTCATCATGACTTCGAATCTGGGTTCGGACAGTTTCAAGAAATACATGAAGCCGCTCGGGTTTGGCACAAAGACTCTTGCCGACGTTAAGCAAATCAAGCGGGAAGTCATCAAGGCGGCCGAGGAGCGATTCTCGCCTGAGTTCCGCAATCGCATCGACGAGATCGTGGTGTTCTCGCCGCTTACTCAAGATGAGGTGAAGCAAATAGCCGAGTTGTACCTGGGCATGATAAAGCGTCAAATGAAACGGCAGGGCAAGGAGCTTGAAGTTAGTGAGAGTGCGGTTGTGTATCTGGTCGAGAAGGGCTTCAGTCCAACTTATGGCGCGCGCTTTCTCAAGCGCGCTATCGATGAAATCGTTAAGCTGCCGATGACGACTCGGTGGAAGGAAGCGCACCACTTTCAAGTAGACTTCGAGGACGGGGAGTTGAAGATAGTCGCGGTGGAAGCTTGA
- a CDS encoding VWA domain-containing protein, which translates to MSLKLKAEAAAVLWVIIAAAAQVQAQSGRMRGQPKAPQRRDDKEPIRLRVEEVLLPVSVRSDLGKLPPNLLRTDFILTEDGKRQVINSVMHTPANILFILDAGGDSTLKNLNLNRDLALKMVDSLGEQDRAAVITYSDKTNLLSQWTGDKEALRTALQWKFKPGLRSDFYRSLVYAAEQVLSKVSGPRSVVIMTDGVDSFDELDFEKVLHTLHRARATVYVVSQTEMLLRELKPRAFNALSWYEMLDPGTRKRIEKLRAYYRQLEAAEITLKGLAEETGGAIWNPGTREEFGRLCPQIVTEIGTEYIFAYSTERERGDTKFHAINVYAARPGLLVRARRGIYANVIAKREAGKSDAAEGVVAERTAGRGFVQRSGL; encoded by the coding sequence ATGTCGCTCAAGTTGAAGGCAGAAGCAGCAGCGGTTCTTTGGGTGATCATCGCAGCGGCGGCGCAGGTACAAGCCCAAAGCGGCCGGATGCGGGGTCAACCGAAAGCTCCTCAACGTCGCGATGACAAAGAACCGATTCGCCTGCGCGTTGAGGAAGTCTTGCTTCCGGTCAGCGTACGCAGCGACCTGGGCAAACTTCCTCCTAATCTTCTGCGAACTGATTTCATACTGACCGAAGACGGCAAACGCCAGGTCATTAACTCGGTCATGCACACGCCCGCGAATATCCTGTTCATACTCGACGCCGGCGGTGACAGCACGCTCAAGAATCTCAATCTAAATCGCGACCTTGCGTTGAAGATGGTCGATTCGCTGGGTGAACAGGATCGAGCCGCGGTGATCACCTATTCGGACAAGACCAATCTGCTCTCGCAATGGACGGGTGACAAGGAGGCCTTGCGCACCGCGCTCCAATGGAAGTTCAAGCCCGGCCTCAGATCTGATTTCTATCGTAGCCTCGTTTATGCTGCAGAACAGGTGCTGTCAAAAGTCAGCGGGCCTCGCAGCGTGGTGATTATGACCGACGGCGTAGACTCGTTCGACGAACTCGACTTTGAAAAGGTGCTGCACACGCTTCATCGGGCGCGTGCAACCGTCTACGTCGTCAGCCAAACCGAGATGTTATTGCGCGAACTGAAGCCGCGTGCCTTCAACGCGCTCTCGTGGTACGAGATGCTCGATCCCGGGACTCGCAAGCGGATCGAGAAGCTGCGCGCCTACTATCGCCAGCTCGAAGCGGCTGAGATCACTCTCAAGGGACTCGCGGAGGAAACCGGCGGCGCGATTTGGAATCCCGGCACCCGCGAAGAGTTTGGGAGACTTTGCCCTCAGATCGTCACCGAGATAGGCACCGAGTACATATTTGCGTATTCAACCGAACGCGAGCGTGGCGACACAAAGTTTCACGCGATCAATGTCTACGCTGCGAGGCCGGGACTGCTGGTGCGAGCGAGGCGTGGGATATACGCGAACGTCATCGCAAAACGGGAAGCTGGAAAAAGCGATGCTGCGGAAGGCGTAGTCGCAGAACGAACCGCGGGTAGGGGCTTCGTTCAAAGATCCGGCCTATGA
- the hemW gene encoding radical SAM family heme chaperone HemW, translating into MPIQSEVACYNRRVQRRAGIYIHIPFCERKCTYCNFNTTDFFEVLARRYISAVSRELGYWGERLTEQLGDRAAVDTIYFGGGTPSIVDAAQLAELVRSCRAAFDVDRDAEVTIEINPASLSRTKADGWLKAGINRASVGVQSFLDSELVSLSRTHTAGNARCTIDVLRAAGFENISLDLIAGLPDQSLADWELNLREALAFRPDHLSLYLLEVKEGTQLYGQIKRGLRPVPDDDLAAEMYRMICDATQAAGYEHYEISNFARGCECEAAKPVSPFRSKHNLKYWTGAPFYGIGCGAHSYDGFARWVNVLKTETYIERITESRNAIADRSELSEADRAAEALFMGLRLNEGVSLAEFHAEYGVDVIERYGAELPRLADAGLIEMAGGRLALTAAGRLLSNEVFVSFV; encoded by the coding sequence ATGCCAATACAGTCGGAGGTTGCGTGTTATAATCGGCGCGTGCAACGGCGAGCAGGCATCTACATTCACATTCCTTTTTGCGAGCGCAAGTGCACCTATTGCAATTTCAACACGACCGATTTTTTTGAAGTGCTGGCACGGCGCTACATAAGCGCCGTGAGCCGCGAGTTAGGTTATTGGGGTGAACGCCTGACCGAACAGTTGGGCGATCGCGCTGCGGTGGACACGATATATTTTGGCGGCGGGACTCCTTCGATCGTCGATGCAGCGCAACTGGCCGAGCTGGTTCGGTCCTGCCGAGCGGCCTTCGATGTAGATCGCGACGCGGAAGTGACCATCGAAATCAATCCGGCGTCACTTTCCAGAACGAAAGCCGATGGCTGGTTGAAAGCCGGGATCAATCGCGCGAGCGTCGGCGTCCAGTCTTTTCTCGACAGCGAGCTCGTATCTCTGAGCCGGACGCACACAGCCGGCAACGCGCGCTGCACGATCGACGTGTTGCGAGCGGCGGGCTTCGAAAACATCAGCCTCGATTTGATCGCCGGACTGCCTGACCAAAGCCTGGCGGATTGGGAGTTGAACCTCCGCGAAGCTCTCGCCTTCCGCCCCGATCACCTGTCGCTCTATTTGCTCGAGGTTAAAGAGGGCACGCAGCTTTACGGTCAGATAAAGCGCGGGCTGCGGCCGGTTCCGGATGATGATCTGGCAGCCGAGATGTATCGAATGATCTGTGACGCGACGCAAGCGGCGGGCTACGAGCATTATGAGATCTCCAACTTCGCTCGCGGCTGCGAATGCGAGGCGGCCAAACCGGTCAGCCCGTTCAGATCGAAACATAATTTGAAATATTGGACCGGAGCCCCGTTCTATGGCATAGGGTGTGGAGCACATTCTTACGACGGTTTCGCTCGTTGGGTCAACGTTCTGAAGACTGAGACATACATCGAAAGAATCACCGAGAGCCGAAACGCGATTGCTGACCGCAGCGAGCTCAGTGAAGCGGACCGCGCGGCTGAAGCGCTATTCATGGGGCTGCGATTAAACGAAGGCGTCAGCCTCGCCGAGTTCCACGCGGAGTATGGTGTTGACGTGATCGAGCGCTACGGCGCCGAACTGCCGAGACTGGCCGACGCGGGGTTGATCGAGATGGCCGGCGGGCGATTGGCTCTGACCGCCGCCGGACGTTTGCTTTCCAACGAAGTCTTCGTATCATTTGTCTGA
- a CDS encoding DUF2442 domain-containing protein, translating to MLRISDAEYLGDYRVRFVFDNGREGVADLHAMIFDDPRSAFAPLRDKAAFRQLFIEHGALCWSGDLDVAPEYIYYLTFRDDESLRGLFEEWGYIGSEVAV from the coding sequence ATGCTTCGAATATCTGACGCCGAGTACCTCGGCGATTACCGTGTGCGATTCGTGTTCGACAACGGACGCGAGGGTGTAGCTGACCTGCACGCGATGATCTTCGACGATCCTCGATCGGCTTTCGCACCGTTGCGGGATAAAGCGGCCTTTCGGCAACTATTCATCGAGCACGGTGCGCTCTGCTGGTCAGGCGATTTGGATGTCGCACCGGAGTACATCTACTACCTTACCTTCAGAGATGATGAAAGCTTGCGTGGACTTTTCGAGGAATGGGGCTACATCGGATCCGAAGTCGCGGTCTGA
- a CDS encoding NAD-dependent epimerase/dehydratase family protein, whose translation MSDFESLAGQRIVVTGGAGFVGSNVVRRLLAENARVVVLDDFYTGDDNNLPAGEANLEVIHGSVTDFDLVGDVVKDASLVFHLAARNIIVSTRNPREDYEVNIGGTLNVLMAARELKIPRVVYSSSTSVYGNPRYLPINEDDATNMLSPYAVSKFAGENYCKAFYESYGLSSAVVRYSNVYGTAQRPDNPYCGVVSKFFESAMKGESPRIHGDGEQTRDFTYIDDVVEATLLAGISPKADGQVYNVGTGREVTVNQLARAIIEITGAKVEPAYVDRRDIDNIRRRVVNIEKIRRELRWIPTFTVEQGLRRTYQWLKETSK comes from the coding sequence ATGAGCGACTTTGAGAGTCTCGCTGGTCAAAGAATCGTGGTCACCGGCGGCGCGGGCTTCGTCGGATCAAACGTCGTTCGCAGACTGCTGGCCGAGAATGCACGCGTCGTCGTCCTCGACGACTTCTACACCGGCGACGACAACAACCTGCCGGCCGGTGAAGCGAACCTCGAGGTTATTCACGGCAGCGTAACCGACTTCGATCTTGTAGGCGATGTGGTCAAGGACGCGAGTCTGGTCTTCCACCTCGCCGCTCGCAATATCATCGTCTCGACCCGGAATCCACGAGAAGACTACGAGGTCAACATCGGTGGGACTCTAAACGTGCTGATGGCCGCGCGAGAGTTGAAGATCCCGCGGGTGGTCTATTCCTCGTCGACTTCGGTCTACGGCAACCCGCGCTATCTGCCAATCAACGAGGACGACGCAACCAACATGCTGAGCCCGTACGCGGTGTCAAAGTTCGCGGGTGAGAATTACTGCAAGGCGTTTTATGAGAGCTATGGCTTGTCATCGGCGGTCGTTCGATACTCGAACGTATACGGAACGGCTCAGCGGCCTGACAATCCCTACTGCGGTGTCGTATCAAAGTTCTTTGAATCTGCGATGAAGGGTGAGTCTCCGCGAATTCACGGCGACGGCGAGCAGACTCGCGACTTCACATACATCGACGACGTGGTTGAAGCGACGTTGCTGGCGGGCATCAGCCCGAAGGCGGACGGGCAGGTCTACAACGTCGGGACCGGGCGCGAGGTGACCGTCAACCAGCTCGCGCGCGCGATAATCGAAATAACCGGCGCGAAAGTCGAGCCGGCTTATGTCGATCGCCGCGACATCGACAACATCCGGCGCCGCGTGGTGAACATCGAAAAGATTCGCCGCGAGCTGCGATGGATTCCCACATTCACAGTCGAGCAGGGTCTGCGTCGAACTTATCAATGGCTGAAAGAAACTTCGAAGTGA
- a CDS encoding glycosyltransferase family 2 protein has protein sequence MAERNFEVNTEVIAGVREAREAVLQTNARPRVLCVAPAWNEGERIARVVGAVPHDFVETTVVVDDGSSDDTADYAEAAGATVLRSGANRGVGAAIRSGIDYAIEHGYDIVVVVSGGGKTPPEQIPRLLDPIIKGEAELAQGSRYLDGGEYLRMPLRRRLGTRGYTVLFSLFCRRRVTDASSGFRAIKVSLFDDKRINLWQDWLDRYELEPYLLFKALRLRHKVVEVPVTIEYPKTDGIAYTKMRALTDWWKIFRPVIFLALRLKR, from the coding sequence ATGGCTGAAAGAAACTTCGAAGTGAATACCGAGGTGATTGCCGGCGTCCGAGAGGCGCGCGAGGCAGTTCTGCAAACGAACGCCCGGCCGCGTGTGTTGTGCGTCGCTCCCGCCTGGAACGAAGGCGAACGCATCGCTCGCGTCGTCGGAGCCGTCCCCCACGACTTCGTGGAAACGACCGTTGTGGTAGATGACGGCTCGAGCGACGACACCGCCGATTACGCGGAGGCAGCCGGCGCCACGGTACTTCGTAGCGGCGCTAATCGCGGCGTAGGCGCGGCGATTCGAAGCGGAATCGATTACGCAATCGAACACGGCTACGACATTGTTGTAGTCGTGTCAGGCGGGGGCAAGACTCCTCCCGAACAAATACCCCGGCTCCTTGATCCGATCATCAAAGGCGAAGCTGAACTCGCTCAGGGCTCACGGTATCTGGACGGCGGAGAGTATTTGCGAATGCCTCTGCGCCGCAGACTCGGCACGCGAGGCTACACGGTTTTGTTTTCGCTTTTTTGCCGCCGCCGAGTGACGGATGCATCGAGCGGCTTTCGCGCAATCAAGGTTTCGCTGTTTGACGACAAGCGAATAAACCTATGGCAAGACTGGCTCGATCGGTATGAGCTCGAGCCCTATCTACTCTTCAAAGCTTTGCGGCTCAGACACAAAGTCGTCGAAGTACCGGTAACGATTGAGTACCCAAAGACCGACGGCATCGCCTACACCAAGATGCGGGCGCTAACGGATTGGTGGAAAATATTTCGACCGGTGATCTTTCTCGCCCTTCGGCTCAAGAGATAG
- a CDS encoding multicopper oxidase domain-containing protein gives MPTRRQFLKIGSLTGAAALVSWKWNLPRAFAATQPLTKYLDPLPIPPVMQPLSGVAGGAAYYEVAMNSFTQQLHSQLDPTPVWGYGDAGLTQGSYPSATIEARRDVPIQVKWINNLPQNHFLPVDETLDNAKQEGDVRTAVHLHGGHVPPESDGGPLDTFLPGFSRTLAYPNTQRATTLWYHDHALAITRLNVYAGLAGFYLLRDDEEDGLNLPSGDFEIPLVIQDRMFNADGSLFYPSTGQDASPPVPPVWVPEFFGDTILVNGKVWPYLEVEPRKYRFRFLNGSQARFYSLQLSGSVNRAPGPAFYQIGNEGGLLPSPVLLNDRGNSKSSKLLMAPAERADVIIDFADFAGQTLILRNTAKAPFPEGDTPDPNTTGQVMQFRVGNTLSQPDTSSLPSSLPAIAPLPPASLTRDLTLQEFLDEDENPIRLLLEGEPFSADTTTKPRLNTTEVWRLINTTGDTHPIHLHLVQFEVLDRQKFDVRQYLNTGQLRFHGMPKPADPNEAGRKDTVRANPGEVTRIRANFDILGKYVWHCHILEHEDNDMMRPFEVVP, from the coding sequence ATGCCAACCAGGAGACAGTTTCTAAAGATAGGTTCTTTGACTGGGGCAGCCGCCCTGGTATCTTGGAAGTGGAACTTACCGCGGGCGTTCGCGGCAACTCAGCCCCTCACCAAGTATCTCGATCCGCTTCCCATTCCCCCGGTAATGCAACCGCTTTCCGGAGTTGCTGGGGGAGCCGCTTACTATGAAGTGGCAATGAATTCGTTCACCCAACAACTCCACAGCCAGCTCGACCCGACCCCGGTCTGGGGATATGGCGACGCCGGGCTGACTCAAGGCAGCTACCCCAGCGCAACCATTGAAGCTCGGCGGGACGTGCCAATCCAGGTCAAATGGATAAACAACCTTCCTCAAAATCACTTCCTCCCCGTGGATGAAACCCTTGATAATGCGAAGCAAGAGGGAGACGTGCGCACCGCTGTGCACCTCCACGGCGGCCACGTGCCGCCCGAGAGCGACGGCGGTCCTCTGGACACGTTCTTACCAGGCTTTTCGCGAACCCTCGCATATCCCAACACTCAGCGAGCGACCACCCTCTGGTACCACGATCACGCCCTCGCTATCACCCGGCTGAACGTCTACGCCGGACTGGCGGGATTCTACCTGCTGCGAGATGACGAGGAAGATGGACTCAATCTGCCCAGCGGAGATTTTGAAATTCCGTTGGTCATCCAAGACCGGATGTTCAATGCCGACGGCTCGCTTTTTTATCCGAGTACAGGCCAAGATGCCTCTCCTCCCGTGCCTCCCGTTTGGGTGCCGGAGTTCTTCGGAGATACGATACTGGTCAATGGTAAGGTTTGGCCGTACTTGGAGGTCGAGCCTCGGAAATACCGGTTCCGCTTTCTGAATGGCTCACAAGCTCGCTTCTACAGTCTGCAGCTTTCGGGTTCAGTAAACAGAGCACCCGGGCCGGCTTTTTACCAGATCGGGAACGAGGGAGGGTTGCTTCCATCGCCCGTGCTGTTAAATGATCGCGGAAACTCAAAAAGCTCTAAACTGTTAATGGCGCCGGCTGAGCGCGCCGATGTGATCATCGACTTCGCGGATTTCGCAGGTCAGACCCTTATTCTGCGCAATACCGCCAAAGCGCCTTTCCCTGAAGGCGATACTCCAGACCCGAACACTACCGGCCAGGTTATGCAATTCAGGGTGGGCAACACGCTCTCACAGCCGGACACCAGCTCCTTGCCCTCGAGCCTTCCGGCGATTGCACCCCTGCCGCCAGCATCGTTGACGAGGGACCTGACCCTTCAGGAATTCCTGGATGAAGATGAGAACCCGATCAGATTGTTGCTGGAGGGAGAGCCTTTTTCTGCCGATACTACGACTAAGCCAAGGCTCAACACGACCGAGGTCTGGCGCCTTATCAACACGACTGGAGACACTCATCCTATCCACCTGCACCTGGTCCAGTTTGAGGTGCTCGATAGGCAGAAGTTTGATGTGAGACAGTACCTGAACACCGGGCAGCTTAGGTTTCATGGAATGCCTAAGCCAGCCGACCCGAATGAGGCAGGCCGCAAAGACACTGTCAGGGCCAACCCGGGAGAAGTTACTCGGATCAGGGCCAACTTCGACATCCTTGGAAAGTATGTCTGGCACTGTCACATCCTGGAACACGAGGACAATGACATGATGCGCCCGTTCGAGGTCGTGCCGTAG
- a CDS encoding ferritin-like domain-containing protein has protein sequence MAQQELDKTAVIGLLNRILEDELAGVVRYTHYSLMVFGYSRIPIISWLREQATTGLAHAHAAGELVTHFGEHPSLNIGPLLETHKHEINDILRESLEVEKAATELYRELLELVRDRSVLLEEYARRMIAEEELHCGEVNKMLRRPGDVGTFSAP, from the coding sequence ATGGCACAGCAAGAGTTAGACAAGACGGCAGTGATCGGATTGCTGAACAGGATTCTAGAAGATGAGTTGGCAGGCGTCGTTCGGTACACGCACTATTCGCTTATGGTTTTCGGCTACAGCAGGATTCCGATCATCTCATGGCTGCGAGAGCAAGCGACTACCGGACTCGCGCACGCGCATGCCGCCGGTGAACTGGTGACTCACTTCGGCGAGCATCCTTCGCTCAACATCGGGCCGCTGCTGGAAACGCACAAGCACGAGATTAACGACATCCTGCGCGAGTCGCTCGAGGTTGAGAAGGCAGCGACCGAGTTGTACAGAGAGCTTTTGGAGCTGGTGCGTGATCGCTCGGTGCTCCTTGAAGAGTATGCGCGCAGGATGATCGCGGAGGAAGAGCTGCACTGCGGGGAAGTCAACAAAATGCTTCGCAGGCCCGGCGATGTTGGGACCTTTTCAGCACCCTAG